CCTTATTAATGCGGCGGTGGAGCTGCCGCAATTGGAAATGGCTCAGCATATAACCGATACACGTTTTCTTGATGCAATTGGTTCTGATATTAAACTGGTTGGAAATCAGGAGCTGGCTTATATGAAAACGCCGGTTCGTTCAATAAAGGAACTGATAAAATTAACGGACGCAGTCAGCAGTAAGTTAAACAAGGTTAGTTGCCCAGCCTTATTATTTGTTTCAATGGAAGACCATGTAGTACCGCCAACTAATACAAAAATTATCTATGATAGAATCAGTACAAATGATAAAAAAATAATTACACTCAAAAACAGTTACCATGTGGCGACGCTGGATAATGATCAAGGAATTATTATTAGTGAAACATTAGCCTTTATAAAACGAGCAGCAAAGAGTAATAGCTTGTATTCATGAGGTACAGCTGTTTGTTTGAAAGCATCTTTTTTCGCAGCCTTATGTTAAAAAAGTTGTAAATATTGCTAAATACCCGTAATTTTAAAGGTAATAATGGATTGTTGAAGGAGATTTGAGAAATGAAGATCCTTGTAATAGAAGATAATGAAAGTGTTTGTTCGATGCTGGAAATGTTTTTTGCGAAAGAAGGGATTTCTGGAGAATTCGTAATGAATGGGCTTGATGGTTACAATCGGTATCTTTCAGGTAAATGGGATGTGTTGATTCTTGATTGGATGCTCCCGGGCATGGATGGGGTAGCTATTTGTCGCAAAATAAGGAGTGCAAAGGATACCATTCCCATTATAATGTTGACGGCAAAAGACAGCGAATCCGATCAGGTATTGGGTCTGGAACTGGGTGCAGATGATTATGTAACGAAGCCGTTTAGCCCATTGGCCTTAATGGCGAGGATTAAGGCAGTTACAAGGAGATATCAGAGTGGGAGTGCGGAGCAGAAGGAAAAACATATGCTTGAAACAAAGTATCTAAGGATCAATAAAGATACGAGAGAAGTATTCCTTGATGGTAAGCCAATTACGAATTTGACGCCAAAAGAATTTGATTTGCTTTCCTATTTTGTTCAGTCACCTCGTCAAGTGTTTTCGAGAGATCAGCTGCTGGAGCGTGTATGGGGTTATCAATTTTATGGTGATGAACGGACCGTGGATGTTCATATAAAAAGGCTGCGAAATAAAATTGGCTCCCCGGCACGTCCTATGCTTCATACGGTTTGGGGTGTCGGGTATAAATTCGATGAAAGTGGAGCGGGGTATGAGAATTAAATATCTTTATCAACTGCTGGGAAGTAATATTATCATCTTGGTCGTGGCTTTTCTTACTTTAAGTTTGCTGTTTGCTAAATACGTTGAACAACTTGTTTACGAAAATACAACGAATGAACTGATTACATATGGCGAGGAAATCTTAACGGAGTTTGAAAATAATCCAAGAGGTCAATCAACAGTACTTAATCAATATGCCTCTGTTCTTGATGATAAGGATATTTTTTTTAGTGTGTTTGATCAGAATCGCGACATTGTATATCCTTATTCAGGTCGTTTGTCGCGTTTTGAGCCTAGCAATGAAGAGTGGGAGAAACTAGCACGGGGTGACACAGTTATTATCCGTCAAGAAAGCAAACGCTTTGAACAGGAAGTTTCGCTGGTTGTTCTTCCTTATATTCAGGCAGGGACGCTGGTCGGGGGAATCTTACTAATTGCCCCAGTCAGTGGTTCAAGAGAAATGATCAGCGAAATTAATCAGTATCTGGTTATTACTGTCCTAATTGCTCTGACAATTTCCTTCCTATTAAGCTGGCTGCTATCAAGGGTACACGTCAAACGAATTCAACGGATCCGTGATGCTGCCTCGATGATTGCAAGTGGGAATTATAATGTTCACGTCCCATCAGCTAACTTCGATGAAATCGGTGATCTTGGAAATGATTTTAATGAGATGGCCGGAAAGTTGAAAGCTTCTAATGAAGAAATTGAAAATTTGGAGAGCAGAAGACGGCAGTTTATGGCGGATGTTTCTCATGAACTAAGGACACCTTTAACCACAATCAGCGGGATGCTTGAAGGCTTAAGAGATGACATGATTCCCGAAAAAGAGAAACTGAAGGGTGTTAACCTTGCAAGTCAGGAAGCAAAACGGCTGATTCGCTTAGTTAATGAAAACTTAGATTATGAAAAAGTTCGTTCTAATCAAATTAAACTGACTAAAGAATCAATACAGCTGCATGAGTTGATGGAAGTGATAAAAGAACATCTCAACATACAGGCAGCAAATAAACAAAATGAAATTCTTGTCGAAGTTGCGGAAGAAGTACTTGTGTATGCAGATTACGATAGATTGATTCAAATTTTGATTAATATTACGAAAAACAGTATACAATTTACGGATAATGGAACCATTTGGCTCAGAGGAAGAGTGAGCAATAAGGAAACGGTTATTGAAATTGAAGATTCTGGAATAGGCATTGATCCGGATGACATCCAAACGATCTGGAGACGTTTTTATAAAGCTGATCTTTCTCGGACAAATAATCCATATGGGGAATTTGGACTTGGGTTGTCAATAGTAAAAAAATTAGTTGAACTACATGGGGGGAAGATAGAGGTATCTAGTAAAAAAGGAAAAGGAACGATCTTTACAATTTACTTGCCTCTATTCATTAATGAAGGATAAGACTTGGCTGTTAAAAGCCAAGTCTTATTTTTTTTCATTTTTTCATTCAGGTTTCATGATTTGTTAATAAATTTTTAATAATTGATGGTTATGATGATACCAAGATAACCAAAAAAATAAAAATGAGGTGTTAAAAGATATGGAAAATAATACTGAAACAGAAAGAATGGAACAGACGCCTGAAGTTACTAAAACGACTCGGAAAGAACAAAAAAGAAAGTCCATCTGGTTTTCATCGCTCACATCAGGAATTGTCGGATCATTGTTAACTTGTTCGGTATTTGTTTTTGGTGCTGATTATATCGATTTTAATCAAACATCTCAAAATGATACACAAGGTGCTGCACTTATTGAAGAGAAAAGTGATTCTGCTGCTTCGCTGCCTATAGCAAAAACTTCATATAGCAATGATAATTCTGGAATAGCAGATATGGTTGAAAAAGCGTCTAACTCGATTGTTGGAGTGATTAATTATCAACAGCAGCAAAGCTCATACAACGGGGGAATGTTTCCAAACTCTAGCTCAACTAACGGTTCATCAGAGGTTGAGAGTGGAACGGGTTCAGGTGTTATGTATAAAAAAGAAGGGAATAAAGCGTACATTATTACAAATAATCACGTGATTGAGAATGCGAGTAAGGTTGAAGTTTCTCTCAGTGACGGCGTGAAGACAGCGGCAGAGATTGTTGGTTCAGATGCGTTAACGGATCTTGCTGTTCTTACAATTGATGCTTCTAAGGCACCTGATAAAATCAGTTTTGGAAATTCCGATGCTATTCGTACTGGTGACTCCGTAATTGCAATAGGCAATCCGCTTGGTCTAGATTTATCACGTACAGTAACACAGGGGATCGTTAGTGCCACTGGCCGTTCAATAGATGTCACGACATCAGCAGGTGAATGGAATTTAGATGTGATTCAGACTGATGCAGCAATTAACCCAGGGAACAGCGGGGGAGCACTGATTAACGCGCAAGGTGACGTCATTGGTATTAACAGCTTGAAAATATCTGAAGATGGTGTGGAGGGTCTTGGTTTTGCTATTCCAAGTAATGATTTACTTCCAATCGTTGAAGAGATTATTAAGGATGGAAAAGTCACTCGGCCATACTTAGGGGTCAGTCTTGGGAATGTCGGCGAACTGCCTCAGAACTATCAACAGTCAATTAATCAAGCAGCTGCAGAAGGTGTCATGATTACAAGTGTTGAGAATGGTTCACCAGCAGCAGAGGCTGGACTTTTGCAACAGGATATCATTACCGAAATT
The Peribacillus sp. FSL H8-0477 genome window above contains:
- a CDS encoding S1C family serine protease, with amino-acid sequence MENNTETERMEQTPEVTKTTRKEQKRKSIWFSSLTSGIVGSLLTCSVFVFGADYIDFNQTSQNDTQGAALIEEKSDSAASLPIAKTSYSNDNSGIADMVEKASNSIVGVINYQQQQSSYNGGMFPNSSSTNGSSEVESGTGSGVMYKKEGNKAYIITNNHVIENASKVEVSLSDGVKTAAEIVGSDALTDLAVLTIDASKAPDKISFGNSDAIRTGDSVIAIGNPLGLDLSRTVTQGIVSATGRSIDVTTSAGEWNLDVIQTDAAINPGNSGGALINAQGDVIGINSLKISEDGVEGLGFAIPSNDLLPIVEEIIKDGKVTRPYLGVSLGNVGELPQNYQQSINQAAAEGVMITSVENGSPAAEAGLLQQDIITEINGTKITTTSELRKYLYKNGKVGQEMSFTVYRGDDNKTLKIKLGKS
- a CDS encoding alpha/beta hydrolase → MTEEYLVLDGAESFFFEGNDIGVLLCHGFTGTTQSMKPLGEAYAKAGYTVCGPRLKGHGTHYEDMERTKMEEWMASVEEGLGWLKDRCETIFVTGLSMGGTLTLYLAETYSDIKGIVLINAAVELPQLEMAQHITDTRFLDAIGSDIKLVGNQELAYMKTPVRSIKELIKLTDAVSSKLNKVSCPALLFVSMEDHVVPPTNTKIIYDRISTNDKKIITLKNSYHVATLDNDQGIIISETLAFIKRAAKSNSLYS
- a CDS encoding sensor histidine kinase is translated as MRIKYLYQLLGSNIIILVVAFLTLSLLFAKYVEQLVYENTTNELITYGEEILTEFENNPRGQSTVLNQYASVLDDKDIFFSVFDQNRDIVYPYSGRLSRFEPSNEEWEKLARGDTVIIRQESKRFEQEVSLVVLPYIQAGTLVGGILLIAPVSGSREMISEINQYLVITVLIALTISFLLSWLLSRVHVKRIQRIRDAASMIASGNYNVHVPSANFDEIGDLGNDFNEMAGKLKASNEEIENLESRRRQFMADVSHELRTPLTTISGMLEGLRDDMIPEKEKLKGVNLASQEAKRLIRLVNENLDYEKVRSNQIKLTKESIQLHELMEVIKEHLNIQAANKQNEILVEVAEEVLVYADYDRLIQILINITKNSIQFTDNGTIWLRGRVSNKETVIEIEDSGIGIDPDDIQTIWRRFYKADLSRTNNPYGEFGLGLSIVKKLVELHGGKIEVSSKKGKGTIFTIYLPLFINEG
- a CDS encoding response regulator transcription factor; this translates as MKILVIEDNESVCSMLEMFFAKEGISGEFVMNGLDGYNRYLSGKWDVLILDWMLPGMDGVAICRKIRSAKDTIPIIMLTAKDSESDQVLGLELGADDYVTKPFSPLALMARIKAVTRRYQSGSAEQKEKHMLETKYLRINKDTREVFLDGKPITNLTPKEFDLLSYFVQSPRQVFSRDQLLERVWGYQFYGDERTVDVHIKRLRNKIGSPARPMLHTVWGVGYKFDESGAGYEN